The following coding sequences lie in one Methylotuvimicrobium alcaliphilum 20Z genomic window:
- a CDS encoding DUF2905 domain-containing protein yields MGKLLIMIGGFLLVLGLLISYAPGLISWFGNLPGDIKIVDERRSIFIPITSMIVISLVLSILINLFSSLK; encoded by the coding sequence ATGGGCAAATTATTGATAATGATTGGCGGTTTTTTATTGGTATTAGGCTTGCTCATTAGTTACGCGCCCGGATTGATCAGTTGGTTCGGTAATTTGCCGGGCGATATTAAAATCGTTGATGAAAGACGATCCATTTTCATTCCGATCACGTCGATGATTGTTATCAGTCTTGTTCTGAGCATTCTAATCAATCTATTTTCA